One genomic region from Euzebyales bacterium encodes:
- a CDS encoding ABC transporter permease: protein MARPTQILTDGVTVARRNLIKVIRVPEILFSVLVTPLMMVVMFAYVFGSSIDIPGGSYREFLIGGTFALTLTFGATFTGAGLAEDMRNGIIDRFRSLPMSRAAVVVGRTASDMVYNALSLVVMTVAGLLVGWRIHDGMGNALLAFGLLLLFAYAISWVMAWVGLLVPSPEVVSNASSMVIFPLTFIANTFAPSQNFPTPLRVFAEWNPVSAVTQAARELFGNIPPGTPEPSTWPLQHPVPYTLAWVVIIIAVFAPLAVRRYQQAR, encoded by the coding sequence ATGGCCCGACCAACGCAGATCCTGACCGACGGCGTGACCGTCGCTCGGCGGAACCTCATCAAGGTCATCCGCGTGCCCGAGATCCTGTTCAGCGTGCTGGTCACGCCGCTGATGATGGTCGTGATGTTCGCGTACGTCTTCGGCAGCTCGATCGACATCCCGGGCGGCAGCTACAGGGAGTTCCTCATCGGCGGCACCTTCGCGCTGACGCTGACGTTCGGCGCGACGTTCACCGGCGCCGGGCTGGCGGAGGACATGCGCAACGGCATCATCGACCGGTTCCGCTCCCTTCCGATGTCCCGGGCCGCCGTCGTCGTGGGTCGGACCGCGAGCGACATGGTCTACAACGCCCTGTCACTGGTCGTCATGACGGTCGCAGGGCTGTTGGTGGGATGGAGGATCCACGACGGGATGGGCAACGCCCTGCTGGCGTTCGGCCTGCTGCTGCTCTTCGCCTACGCGATCTCGTGGGTGATGGCCTGGGTGGGCCTCCTCGTGCCCAGCCCCGAGGTGGTCAGCAACGCGTCGTCCATGGTGATCTTCCCGCTGACGTTCATCGCGAACACCTTCGCCCCCTCGCAGAACTTCCCAACGCCGTTGCGCGTCTTCGCCGAGTGGAACCCCGTGTCGGCGGTCACACAGGCCGCCCGCGAGCTGTTCGGCAACATCCCGCCGGGGACCCCTGAACCATCCACCTGGCCGCTCCAGCACCCAGTGCCCTACACGCTGGCCTGGGTCGTGATCATCATCGCCGTGTTCGCTCCACTGGCGGTCCGGCGCTACCAACAAGCGAGGTGA
- a CDS encoding TetR/AcrR family transcriptional regulator C-terminal domain-containing protein — MASRTDAEATTEQPRVPLSRRRVLRAAVDVADRGGLDALTMRRLAQELGVEAMSLYHHVANKDAILDGVIDVVAGEILEAVDRVDAPAPEDDWQTAMRSRILAAREVLLRHPWAPRLLETRTMNPAIVGYFDGVLGILRAGGFSYDLAHHALHALGSRALGFTQELFEPDDPEAADADATAMMAQMADQFPHLVGMLAEVAHDDPDTTLGWCDDQFEFEFGLDLILDGLEQRRADA; from the coding sequence ATGGCTTCACGGACCGACGCTGAGGCGACGACCGAGCAGCCCCGCGTCCCGCTGAGCCGGAGACGGGTGTTGCGCGCCGCCGTCGACGTCGCCGACCGCGGAGGGCTCGATGCGCTGACGATGCGCCGGCTCGCACAGGAGCTCGGCGTCGAGGCGATGTCGCTGTACCACCACGTGGCCAACAAGGATGCGATCCTCGATGGCGTCATCGATGTCGTCGCCGGCGAGATCCTTGAGGCGGTGGACAGGGTTGATGCGCCAGCGCCCGAGGACGACTGGCAGACGGCGATGCGCTCGCGGATCCTCGCCGCCCGCGAGGTCCTCCTCCGGCACCCGTGGGCGCCCCGCCTGCTCGAGACACGGACGATGAACCCGGCGATCGTCGGCTACTTCGATGGCGTGCTCGGGATCCTCCGGGCCGGAGGGTTCTCCTACGACCTCGCACACCACGCGCTGCATGCCCTGGGCAGTCGCGCTCTCGGGTTCACGCAGGAGCTGTTCGAACCCGACGACCCTGAGGCTGCGGACGCGGACGCCACCGCGATGATGGCGCAGATGGCTGACCAGTTCCCGCACCTCGTCGGGATGCTGGCCGAGGTAGCACACGACGACCCGGACACGACCCTGGGCTGGTGCGACGATCAGTTCGAGTTCGAGTTCGGGCTCGACCTGATCCTCGACGGGCTGGAGCAGCGGCGCGCGGACGCCTGA
- a CDS encoding ATP-binding cassette domain-containing protein: MRTLITPSDPSGRTMVEAHGLVKRYGDVVALAGLDLAVAEGTVLGLLGPNGAGKTTAVSILTTLLGADGGRATVAGHDVASAPDEVRSRIGLSGQYAAVDEHLTGFENLDMIGRLYQLGARRARTRARELLERFSLTETANRRVSTYSGGMRRRLDLAGALVAEAPVLFLDEPTTGLDPRSRAELWTTIGDLVARGCSVLLTTQYMEEAERLADDIVVIDHGREIAHGTADQLKSMVGGDRIEVTLEHGSSVDDARRVLAGLAVGEVHVDGWSATAPLAGGAEMLTAALRAFDAEGIGLRNVGLRRPTLDDVFLALTGRATDGGTDPTAQTMVPAMAQEAA, from the coding sequence ATGCGAACATTGATCACACCGTCGGACCCGTCGGGCCGAACGATGGTGGAGGCGCACGGCCTGGTCAAGCGGTACGGCGACGTGGTCGCCCTGGCCGGCCTCGACCTGGCGGTCGCTGAGGGGACGGTGCTCGGGCTCCTCGGCCCCAACGGCGCCGGCAAGACGACGGCAGTGTCCATCCTGACCACCCTGCTCGGGGCGGACGGCGGGCGCGCCACAGTGGCGGGACACGATGTGGCCAGCGCCCCCGACGAGGTGCGCAGCCGCATCGGGCTGTCGGGCCAGTACGCAGCGGTCGACGAGCACCTCACGGGCTTTGAGAACCTTGACATGATCGGGCGGCTGTACCAGTTGGGAGCGAGGCGAGCGAGGACACGCGCACGGGAGCTGCTGGAGCGGTTCTCGCTGACCGAGACGGCGAACCGGCGGGTGAGCACCTACTCCGGCGGGATGCGCCGGCGCCTCGACCTCGCGGGCGCCCTCGTGGCGGAGGCCCCGGTGCTCTTCCTCGACGAACCCACGACCGGTCTGGACCCCCGTAGCCGCGCCGAGCTGTGGACGACCATCGGCGACCTGGTGGCGCGCGGCTGCAGCGTGCTGCTGACCACCCAGTACATGGAGGAGGCTGAGCGGCTGGCCGACGACATCGTGGTGATCGACCACGGGCGGGAGATCGCACACGGCACCGCGGACCAGCTCAAGTCGATGGTTGGCGGTGACCGGATCGAGGTCACCCTGGAGCACGGGTCGAGCGTCGACGACGCCCGCCGCGTGCTTGCCGGCCTGGCGGTGGGCGAGGTCCACGTCGACGGCTGGTCGGCGACGGCCCCCTTGGCGGGCGGGGCCGAGATGCTCACCGCGGCGCTGCGCGCATTCGACGCGGAGGGCATCGGACTGCGGAACGTCGGGCTGCGCCGACCGACGCTCGACGACGTGTTCCTGGCGCTCACCGGACGGGCGACCGACGGCGGAACCGACCCGACCGCGCAGACCATGGTCCCCGCGATGGCGCAGGAGGCGGCGTGA